In Ptychodera flava strain L36383 chromosome 21, AS_Pfla_20210202, whole genome shotgun sequence, a genomic segment contains:
- the LOC139122256 gene encoding uncharacterized protein: MATSQHGTLRSDEDELANKTPRIDEFRRLLLKISQEIPKEKLPSLKWLCGAQLQRQTLDNIDSPIGLFSELMDRGLIGEDNKAMLVDLLNAVELYGLVQKYMLANNQASDLDGKKAKLIKFLKDLYKRHYANVQPIPWNDGLKLELKDVYTRLEVREVKRGSAKVGKDLNDLHDIFQPNSEGDRARRVRIEGAPAMGKSTLCRKIAYDWSCDGLSQFSLLFFLEMRHVSKGEVVDEIFNQLLSKDTEFTKQEISELISQSGESVLFLFDGLDETSDAILEDSDIPDHINEKYYSWCITLITTRPRLCDEHLSQCDLHLIVKGFTSESTKIYILKYFQIDKEKGKKLIDEISKRRSDMSQIFVKDLLRNPLHISFLCILWEDQKREEKLDFPETLSGLYLEILDCILKRYCVKKKIPLSKQGSVPPEVLNDITKLGLDSLRAYKSNKSDFRRDDLSSETSLELGFLVKDLGHSRVRIQEIYYFSHRTWLEFFSALHIAFLLRTGLTEDRAFQNEGTKHLTLLKFVAGVTGVEEGKLFFREFNERLTSSTMRGICCECICESKSPKTSITCVDACNVLTVIYCGNSGKKVDAKFISCLQSEAHFIVEKKSCTFDCFLHIMKLKQGVFENLVLVGPNQTEISKLTETLRTLSLTLHSVMVFLSTDESVVKVIDKLSDMIKDDSVQAPITSLTIGFTVLCNISFTETSACLDKLFKRIEENTMITEVSICIMQDFYTGHFFDAFKKIILTLLKFCSKNIQIGGFYSALHSMGKDLNSTLRSLNTHVKSLCIYEDNDALVDSETLTILSENTTLSDISIGVLSPESIHGVCDLIRRNTHALSLSIYAANVDHCVSVLEALKENKSLNNFKIAINAATFLEKVLEKLMSALLIPISKHMDSGQSGLTSIKVSARNIYNKRYDKISNMILWQQTKGEWSYETELLLDSIQFIYSTKSPITVRYHQWHTITYSYDQQGS, encoded by the exons AAAAACTTCCGTCTTTAAAATGGTTGTGCGGAGCCCAGCtacaaagacagacactggaTAATATCGATTCACCGATTGGTCTATTCTCGGAACTGATGGATCGAGGCCTGATCGGTGAAGATAACAAGGCGATGCTAGTTGACTTGTTAAATGCCGTTGAGCTGTATGGATTAGTTCAGAAGTACATGCTAGCGAACAATCAAGCGTCAG ATCTCGACGGAAAGAAAGCCAAGCTGATCAAATTCCTGAAGGATTTATACAAACGTCATTATGCTAATGTTCAGCCGATTCCCTGGAATGACGGCCTGAAACTTGAACTGAAGGATGTCTACACCCGGCTTGAAGTTAGAGAAGTAAAAAGGGGCTCCGCAAAAGTTGGTAAGGATCTAAATGATCTCCATGACATTTTCCAACCAAACAGTGAAGGAGACCGTGCAAGGCGTGTGCGAATAGAGGGCGCCCCAGCTATGGGAAAGTCAACTTTATGTAGGAAGATCGCCTATGACTGGTCTTGTGACGGGCTCAGTCAATTttctctgcttttctttttagaaATGAGACATGTAAGTAAAGGCGAAGTGGtcgatgaaatcttcaatcaaCTGCTGAGCAAAGATACCGAATTTACTAAACAAGAAATTTCTGAATTAATTTCCCAGAGTGGGGaatcagttttatttttgtttgacgGGCTAGATGAAACCAGTGATGCAATTTTGGAGGACTCTGACATTCCTGATCATATCAATGAAAAGTATTACAGTTGGTGTATAACTCTGATCACCACTAGGCCTCGTCTCTGTGATGAGCATTTAAGTCAGTGTGACTTACATTTGATCGTGAAAGGGTTTACATCTGAGAGTACTAAAATATATATTCTTAAGTATTTCCAGATCGACAAGGAGAAGGGAAAGAAGCTTATTGATGAAATCAGCAAAAGGAGGAGCGACATGAGTCAGATATTTGTAAAAGATCTTCTAAGAAATCCACTACACATTTCATTTCTATGTATACTTTGGGAAGATCAAAAAAGAGAGGAAAAACTCGATTTTCCGGAGACGCTTTCCGGTTTATATCTTGAAATCCTGGACTGTATTTTAAAACGATATtgtgttaaaaagaaaatacctttAAGTAAGCAAGGCAGTGTACCCCCGGAAGTCCTAAACGACATAACGAAATTGGGTTTAGATTCACTTAGGGCGTACAAAAGCAACAAATCGGATTTCAGACGGGATGATCTTTCTTCTGAGACATCACTTGAATTGggatttttggtcaaagatcTCGGCCATTCAAGAGTCAGGATACAGGAAATTTATTATTTCTCCCACAGAACATGGCTTGAATTTTTCTCAGCGTTACACATTGCTTTTTTATTGAGAACAGGGTTAACGGAAGACCGCGCTTTTCAGAACGAAGGTACAAAACATTTAACGCTACTCAAATTTGTCGCTGGTGTTACAGGTGTAGAAGAAGGTAAACTGTTTTTTAGGGAATTCAATGAACGCCTTACATCATCAACCATGAGGGGAATCTGTTGTGAATGCATATGTGAATCAAAAAGTCCTAAAACTTCGATCACATGTGTAGATGCATGTAATGTGCTGACAGTGATCTATTGTGGAAATTCAGGGAAAAAGGTAGACGCAAAATTTATCTCGTGCTTACAATCAGAAGCACACTTTATTGTAGAGAAGAAGTCTTGCACCTTTGACTGTTTTCTTCATATTATGAAACTTAAGCAGGGTGTCTTTGAAAATTTGGTTTTAGTTGGACCAAATCAAACAGAAATTTCTAAATTAACAGAAACACTCAGAACTCTCTCATTAACGTTGCATTCTGTGATGGTTTTCCTGTCGACTGATGAAAGCGTGGTTAAGGTAATTGATAAATTATCGGACATGATAAAAGATGACTCGGTACAGGCACCAATTACATCTCTGACAATAGGATTTACCGTTTTATGCAATATTTCCTTTACAGAGACGAGTGCTTGCTTGGATAAATTGTTCAAAAGGATCGAGGAAAATACGATGATAACGGAAGTATCAATATGTATAATGcaggatttttacactggacaTTTTTTCGATGCCTTCAAAAAAATCATACTTACTTTGCTAAAATTCTGCAGTAAAAATATACAGATTGGAGGCTTTTATTCAGCACTCCACTCTATGGGGAAGGACTTGAACAGCACCCTGAGAAGCTTAAATACGCACGTCAAATCCCTCTGCATTTATGAGGACAACGACGCTCTTGTAGACAGTGAAACACTTACTATACTGTCAGAGAACACAAcattgagtgatatatcaatAGGTGTTTTGTCACCTGAATCAATCCATGGTGTATGTGACCTCATTAGACGTAACACACATGCACTATCTCTGTCTATTTAcgctgcaaatgttgatcattGCGTCTCTGTACTAGAGGCgctgaaagaaaataaatccctcaacaatttcaaaatcgcgatAAACGCGGCGACGTTTTTGGAGAAAGTACTTGAAAAACTGATGAGTGCTTTGCTGATACCCATCAGCAAACATATGGACTCAGGTCAGAGTGGACTGACTTCAATCAAGGTTTCTGCAAGAAACATTTACAACAAAAGATATGATAAGATAAGTAACATGATACTATGGCAACAAACAAAAGGTGAATGGTCGTACGAAACGGAGCTTTTATTGGATTCTATACAATTTATTTACAGTACAAAGTCTCCAATCACTGTTCGGTACCATCAATGGCATACAATCACGTACAGTTACGATCAACAAGGTTCTTAA